The Streptomyces sp. Je 1-332 genome has a window encoding:
- a CDS encoding glycerate kinase, whose protein sequence is MLTRFAIAPSGFKESLSAQSAAEAIAEGVRRALPHAETDLIPLVDGGEGTARALATSGGGRLVALPATGPVGQRLGTHFALLPDGTAVVEMAAVAGLSLVPRDLRDPGATTTYGVGELIRAALDAGARRILVGCGDSGTSDGGAGALQALGARLLDADGWELPRGGRELSRLSRIDPSGLDPRLKDTEIRVACNPFNVLTGERGVARVFGPQKGATPTQVEQLAAALEHWAHLLTRDLHSTADLSLGPGTGASGGLGAGLAALGAQLLPRFDVLLDHLDLDARLARADLVVTAEGALDHQTPRGKIPAEVARRAKLFGRPVLVLAGTIGQGAHHVRAVGVDAYSAILPAPVSLTEALGRGGEFLTDATERALRMIVLGSRLKGRPRAQAALVSGTQRPSSVR, encoded by the coding sequence ATGCTGACCCGTTTCGCCATCGCCCCCAGCGGTTTCAAGGAGTCCCTGTCCGCGCAGTCGGCGGCCGAGGCCATCGCCGAAGGAGTACGCAGGGCCCTCCCGCACGCCGAGACCGACCTGATCCCCCTGGTGGACGGCGGTGAGGGCACCGCGCGCGCCCTGGCCACCTCGGGCGGCGGCCGCCTGGTCGCGCTGCCCGCCACCGGTCCCGTCGGCCAGCGGCTCGGCACGCACTTCGCGCTGCTCCCGGACGGCACGGCGGTCGTGGAGATGGCAGCCGTGGCCGGGCTCTCGCTCGTCCCCCGCGATCTGCGCGACCCGGGGGCCACGACGACGTACGGCGTCGGCGAACTGATCCGCGCCGCGCTCGACGCGGGGGCCCGCCGCATCCTGGTGGGCTGCGGCGACTCGGGCACGTCGGACGGTGGCGCGGGCGCCCTGCAGGCACTCGGCGCCCGGCTCCTGGACGCGGACGGCTGGGAACTGCCGCGCGGCGGACGGGAGTTGAGCCGCCTGAGCCGCATCGATCCCTCGGGCCTCGACCCCCGGCTGAAGGACACCGAGATCCGCGTCGCCTGCAACCCCTTCAACGTCCTGACCGGCGAGCGCGGCGTCGCCCGCGTCTTCGGCCCCCAGAAGGGCGCGACGCCCACGCAGGTCGAACAGCTCGCGGCGGCCCTCGAACACTGGGCGCACCTTCTCACCCGCGACCTGCACAGCACGGCGGACCTCTCCCTCGGCCCCGGAACGGGCGCCTCCGGCGGCCTGGGAGCCGGTCTCGCGGCCCTCGGCGCCCAGCTCCTGCCCCGCTTCGACGTCCTGCTCGACCATCTGGACCTGGACGCGCGCCTGGCCCGCGCCGACCTCGTCGTCACCGCCGAGGGCGCCCTGGACCACCAGACACCGCGCGGCAAGATCCCCGCCGAAGTGGCGCGGCGCGCCAAGCTGTTCGGCCGCCCGGTGCTTGTCCTGGCGGGCACGATCGGCCAGGGCGCACACCACGTGCGGGCGGTCGGCGTGGACGCCTACAGCGCGATCCTGCCGGCGCCGGTCTCGCTCACCGAGGCGCTCGGCCGTGGCGGCGAGTTCCTCACCGACGCGACCGAGCGTGCCCTGCGGATGATCGTTCTGGGGTCACGTCTGAAGGGACGTCCCCGGGCTCAGGCGGCGTTGGTGTCCGGCACGCAACGCCCGTCCTCCGTGCGGTAG
- a CDS encoding aminotransferase class V-fold PLP-dependent enzyme, which produces MSVTTAAADQTVCSAPLPVLGRDVTVPLVTGGEVTYAALDYAASAPALQRVWDDVAAYAPYYGSVHRGAGYLSQLSTDLFENSRVTVAEFLGCREGDQVVFTRSTTDSLNLLAAALPNDCQVFVFETEHHASLLPWRDARVTYLNAPRTADQAVATLERALADRDPYGPALVCVTGASNVTGELWPVKELAAAAHAHGARIVLDAAQLAPHHPVSISELDVDWVAFSGHKLYAPFGSGVLAGRSDWLQEADPYLAGGGASRKVARRTDGGVDVEWHDTAARHEAGSPNVIGVYSIASACKALTEAGFDELVARERQLIAKVREGLAEVPAVKVLSLFGDDAPRVGVISFVVDGWNSSHFAAALSAEYGIGVRDGLFCAHPLVRTLLGSDPQTQGECGAPEAAPGEKSLNAIRVSFGAGTPDEHVERFVRAVKELVADGARWNYRTEDGRCVPDTNAA; this is translated from the coding sequence ATGTCTGTCACCACCGCTGCCGCCGACCAGACCGTCTGTTCCGCCCCGCTGCCCGTCCTCGGCCGCGACGTCACCGTGCCGCTGGTCACCGGCGGCGAGGTGACCTACGCGGCGCTCGACTACGCGGCAAGCGCCCCGGCCCTGCAGCGGGTGTGGGACGACGTGGCCGCCTACGCGCCGTACTACGGCAGCGTGCACCGCGGCGCCGGGTACCTCTCGCAGCTCTCCACCGACCTCTTCGAGAACAGCCGCGTCACCGTCGCCGAGTTCCTCGGCTGCCGCGAAGGCGACCAGGTCGTCTTCACCCGTTCGACCACCGACTCGCTGAACCTCCTGGCGGCCGCGCTTCCGAACGACTGCCAGGTCTTCGTCTTCGAGACCGAGCACCACGCCTCGCTGCTGCCCTGGCGCGACGCCCGCGTGACGTACCTGAACGCCCCGCGCACCGCCGACCAGGCCGTCGCCACCCTGGAGCGCGCCCTCGCCGACCGTGACCCCTACGGGCCCGCCCTGGTGTGCGTGACCGGTGCCTCGAACGTCACCGGTGAGCTGTGGCCGGTCAAGGAGCTCGCCGCCGCCGCCCACGCGCACGGCGCCCGCATCGTCCTGGACGCCGCGCAGCTCGCGCCCCACCACCCCGTCTCCATCAGCGAGCTCGACGTCGACTGGGTCGCCTTCTCCGGCCACAAGCTGTACGCGCCCTTCGGCTCGGGCGTCCTCGCGGGCCGCTCCGACTGGCTGCAGGAGGCTGACCCGTACCTCGCGGGCGGCGGCGCGTCGCGGAAGGTCGCGCGGCGTACGGACGGCGGCGTCGACGTGGAGTGGCACGACACCGCGGCGCGGCACGAGGCCGGGTCGCCGAACGTCATCGGCGTGTACTCCATCGCCTCGGCCTGCAAGGCCCTGACCGAAGCGGGCTTCGACGAGCTCGTCGCCCGGGAGCGCCAGCTCATCGCAAAGGTGCGCGAGGGCCTCGCCGAGGTGCCCGCGGTGAAGGTGCTCTCGCTCTTCGGTGACGACGCGCCGCGCGTCGGCGTCATCTCCTTCGTCGTCGACGGCTGGAACAGCTCGCACTTCGCCGCCGCGCTCTCCGCCGAGTACGGAATCGGCGTACGCGACGGTCTCTTCTGCGCCCACCCGCTGGTGCGCACCCTGCTCGGCAGCGACCCGCAGACGCAGGGCGAGTGCGGCGCCCCCGAGGCCGCGCCCGGCGAGAAGTCGCTGAACGCGATCCGCGTCAGCTTCGGCGCGGGCACCCCGGACGAGCACGTGGAGCGTTTCGTGCGCGCCGTGAAGGAGCTCGTGGCGGACGGCGCACGCTGGAACTACCGCACGGAGGACGGGCGTTGCGTGCCGGACACCAACGCCGCCTGA
- the trpD gene encoding anthranilate phosphoribosyltransferase gives MSAVTPAGGNTAAARSWPGVLNGLLEGRDQSTDDTAWAMDRIMRGEATDAQIAGFVVALRAKGETVEEISGLVRTMYEHANVIEVPGQTVDIVGTGGDGAKTVNISTMSAIVAAGAGAKVVKHGNRAASSASGASDVLEKLGVNLELPLKRVVEVAEEAGITFCFAVKFHPALRHAGGARSQLGIRTVFNALGPLTNPAKVRAQAVGVADPRMAPIVAGVFAERGNSSLVFRGDDGLDELTTTSTSRVWVVRDGSVREEAFDPRDVGIDLVPVEALRGADASYNAEVALRLLDGEKGPVRDAVLLNTAAALVALSPGEGTLVEQIGAGIAKAAQAIDSGAAKKALELWVAASNR, from the coding sequence ATGAGCGCTGTGACCCCCGCAGGAGGCAACACCGCGGCGGCCCGTTCCTGGCCGGGTGTGCTGAACGGACTGCTCGAGGGACGCGACCAGAGCACCGATGACACGGCCTGGGCCATGGACCGCATCATGCGCGGCGAGGCGACCGACGCGCAGATCGCGGGCTTCGTGGTCGCGCTGCGGGCCAAGGGCGAGACCGTGGAGGAGATCTCCGGCCTCGTCCGCACGATGTACGAGCACGCCAACGTGATCGAGGTGCCGGGGCAGACCGTCGACATCGTCGGCACCGGGGGTGACGGCGCCAAGACCGTCAACATCTCCACGATGTCCGCGATCGTGGCCGCCGGCGCGGGCGCGAAGGTCGTCAAGCACGGCAACCGCGCGGCCTCCAGCGCCTCGGGAGCCTCCGACGTCCTGGAGAAGCTCGGGGTGAACCTGGAGCTGCCGCTGAAGCGGGTCGTCGAGGTGGCCGAGGAAGCCGGGATCACCTTCTGCTTCGCCGTGAAGTTCCACCCGGCGCTGCGGCACGCCGGCGGAGCGCGCAGCCAGCTGGGCATCCGTACCGTCTTCAACGCCCTCGGGCCGCTCACCAACCCGGCCAAGGTGCGGGCCCAGGCGGTCGGGGTCGCCGACCCCCGGATGGCGCCGATCGTGGCCGGGGTCTTCGCCGAGCGCGGGAACTCCTCCCTCGTCTTCCGCGGTGACGACGGCCTCGACGAGCTGACGACCACTTCGACCTCCCGGGTCTGGGTCGTGCGCGACGGCTCCGTGCGCGAGGAGGCCTTCGACCCGCGGGACGTCGGCATCGACCTCGTCCCCGTGGAGGCGCTGCGGGGCGCGGACGCCTCGTACAACGCCGAGGTGGCGCTGCGCCTCCTCGACGGTGAGAAGGGGCCGGTCCGGGACGCCGTGCTGCTGAACACGGCGGCCGCCCTGGTGGCGCTGTCGCCGGGCGAGGGGACCCTCGTGGAGCAGATCGGCGCCGGGATCGCGAAGGCGGCGCAGGCCATCGACTCCGGAGCCGCGAAGAAGGCCCTGGAGCTGTGGGTGGCGGCCAGCAACAGGTGA